The following coding sequences lie in one Apium graveolens cultivar Ventura chromosome 3, ASM990537v1, whole genome shotgun sequence genomic window:
- the LOC141712564 gene encoding 4-alpha-glucanotransferase DPE2: protein MVDFGLLADKKSVKSAKVSFRIPYFTQWGQSLLVCGSQPVLGSWNVKKGVLLSPSHQGDELIWAGTLTVPAGFDSEYSYYVVNDKKTVLRWEAGKKRKLVLPNEVQDGEVVELHDLWQAGSDALPFRSAFKNVIFGKCLTLNTDITPGIIQNKLDGKDGIVVQFKICCPNIEEETSVYVIGSSLKLGRWKVQDSLKLNYAGESLWQADCIMQKDDFPIKYKYSKYSKAGDFSLETGSNRELFVDFSANQAKYIVLSDGMMREMPWRGAGVAIPMFSIRSEADLGAGEFLDLKLLVDWAVDSGFHLVQLLPINDTSVNMMWWDSYPYSSLSVCALHPLYLRVQALSKNIPKDIEQEIEVAREQLDGKHVDYEATLSTKLSIAKKIFDLEKDLILASSSFSKFFIENEDWLKPYAAFCFLRDFFGTADHSQWGRFSHFSTDKLEKLTSKDSFHYDIICFHYYIQFHLHIQLLEASEYARKKGVVLKGDLPIGVDRNSVDTWVYPSLFRMNTSTGAPPDYFDKNGQNWGFPTYNWEEMSKDNYAWWRARLTQMGKYFTAYRIDHILGFFRIWELPDHAMTGLVGKFRPSIPLSQEELEKEGIWDFDRLSRPYILQENLKEIFGPSWTVVAANFMNEYQKNLYEFKEDCNTEKNIASTLKACMEKSLFLENEVELLRKLFDLMQNIVLIRDPEDPWKFYPRFNIEDTSTFKDLDEHSKNVLKRLYYDYYFHRQENLWRENALKTLPALLNSSDMLACGEDLGLIPSCVHPVMQELGLIGLRIQRMPSDAGLEFGVPSQYGYMTVCAPSCHDCSTLRAWWEEDEERRCHFFKTMMGSDKLPPSQCVPEIVNFILRQHVESPSMWAIFPLQDLLALKEEYTTRPAVEETINDPTNPRHYWRFRVHVTLESLLKDKELTKAIKNLVRGSGRAYPLAEGGESQVTQHVGLVSEKQQIVAGQDKLPLANKLNGAPKSETTVV, encoded by the exons ATGGTGGATTTTGGGTTGTTGGCTGATAAAAAATCTGTGAAATCAGCAAAAGTGAGTTTTCGAATTCCGTATTTTACTCAGTGGGGGCAGAGTCTACTGGTTTGTGGATCACAGCCAGTTCTTGGTTCTTGGAATGTTAAAAAAGGTGTGTTATTGAGCCCCTCTCATCAAGGTGATGAGCTTATCTGGGCTGGAACTTTGACTGTTCCGGCAGGGTTTGATTCCGAGTACAGCTATTATGTGGTGAATGACAAGAAGACTGTGCTGCGTTGGGAGGctgggaagaaaaggaaactaGTGCTGCCCAACGAGGTTCAGGATGGAGAGGTGGTGGAGCTTCATGATCTTTGGCAG GCCGGTTCTGACGCTCTCCCTTTCAGAAGTGCATTTAAAAATGTCATATTTGGCAAGTGTCTTACTTTAAATACTGATATAACACCCGGCATCATTCAGAATAAGTTGGATGGTAAAG ATGGAATTGTTGTTCAATTCAAAATATGCTGCCCAAATATAGAAGAAGAAACCTCG GTTTATGTGATTGGTAGCTCACTGAAGCTGGGACGATGGAAAGTTCAGGATAGTCTTAAACTTAATTATGCCGGTGAATCACTTTGGCAAGCAGACTGTATCATGCAAAAAGATGATTTTCCTATAAA ATACAAGTACAGTAAATACAGCAAAGCAGGAGACTTTTCTCTAGAGACGGGTTCGAACCGCGAGCTCTTTGTTGATTTCTCAGCAAATCAAGCCAAGTATATCGTTCTCTCTGATGGCATGATGCGG GAAATGCCATGGAGGGGTGCTGGAGTTGCTATCCCAATGTTCTCTATTAGGTCAGAGGCTGATCTTGGAGCTGGAGAATTTCTTGATTTAAAGCTACTTGTAGACTGGGCTGTTGATTCAGGCTTCCATTTAGTTCAGCTTTTACCTATCAATGATACATCAGTAAACATGATGTGGTGGGATTCATATCCATACAG CTCACTGTCGGTATGTGCACTGCATCCACTATATCTAAGAGTACAGGCACTTTCGAAGAATATTCCTAAAGACATCGAG CAAGAGATAGAGGTGGCCAGAGAACAGCTGGATGGCAAG CATGTGGATTATGAGGCTACATTGTCTACGAAACTCTCAATTGCCAAGAAAATTTTCGATCTGGAGAAGGATCTAATACTGGCCTCGAGTTCTTTCAGTAAATTCTTTATAGAGAATGAG GATTGGTTGAAACCATATGCAGCTTTCTGTTTCTTGCGTGATTTTTTTGGAACAGCAGATCATAGCCAGTGGGGTCGCTTCTCTCATTTTTCAACTGACAAG CTTGAGAAGCTTACCTCGAAGGACAGTTTCCACTACGACATAATATGCTTTCACTATTATATTCAGTTCCATTTGCATATACAA TTACTTGAAGCTTCAGAATATGCAAGGAAGAAGGGAGTTGTGTTAAAAGGTGATCTTCCTATAGGTGTGGACCGGAATAGTGTGGATACTTGGGTATATCCTAGTTTGTTTCGCATGAATACCTCTACCGGTGCACCTCCAGACTATTTTGACAAAAATGGGCAGAATTGGGGATTCCCCACTTATAACTGGGAGGAGATGTCAAAAGACAACTATGCTTGGTGGCGAGCTCGTTTAACACAG ATGGGCAAGTACTTCACAGCTTACCGCATTGATCACATCTTGGGTTTCTTTAGAATCTGGGAGCTTCCTGATCATGCAATGACAGGTCTAGTTGGGAAATTCCGCCCCTCTATTCCTCTAAGCCAG GAAGAGCTTGAGAAAGAGGGCATATGGGACTTTGATCGCTTGAGCCGTCCTTACATTCTGCAGGAAAACCTGAAG GAAATTTTTGGGCCATCTTGGACTGTCGTGGCTGCTAACTTTATGAATGAATATCAGAAGAATCTTTATGAG TTTAAGGAGGACTGCAACACGGAGAAAAATATAGCTTCGACACTAAAGGCCTGTATGGAGAAGTCATTGTTCTTGGAGAATGAAGTTGAGTTACTGCGCAAACTCTTTGATCTTATGCAG AACATAGTACTCATTAGAGATCCAGAAGATCCTTGGAAATTCTATCCTCGTTTCAATATTGAAGATACGTCAACTTTCAAAGATTTAGATGAGCACAG TAAAAATGTTTTGAAAAGGCTCTACTATGACTACTACTTCCACCGGCAAGAAAATCTTTGGCGAGAAAATGCTCTTAAAACTCTCCCTGCCCTTCTAAACTCATCAGATATGCTGGCTTGTGGAGAAGATCTTGGCCTCATTCCTTCCTGTGTTCATCCA GTTATGCAAGAATTGGGTTTAATAGGACTACGTATTCAACGCATGCCAAGTGACGCCGGATTGGAGTTTGGTGTTCCTTCTCAGTATGGCTATATGACG GTATGTGCTCCATCATGCCATGATTGCTCCACCCTGCGGGCTTGGTGGGAAGAAGATGAAGAAAGAAGGTGTCATTTTTTCAAAACAATGATGGGGTCTGACAAGTTGCCACCTAGCCAGTGTGTTCCTGAAATTGTAAATTTTATCCTGCGGCAACATGTTGAATCTCCATCAATGTGGGCAATCTTCCCACTCCAG GATTTGTTGGCGTTAAAAGAAGAATATACGACCCGGCCTGCTGTAGAGGAGACTATCAATGATCCTACTAATCCAAGGCATTATTGGAGATTCC GTGTACACGTGACTCTGGAGTCCTTGTTAAAAGACAAAGAGCTTACAAAAGCTATCAAAAATCTTGTTCGTGGAAGTGGACGGGCATATCCTCTTGCTGAAGGTGGTGAATCGCAAGTGACCCAACACGTAGGTTTAGTTTCAGAGAAACAACAAATCGTAGCTGGGCAGGACAAGCTTCCACTTGCAAACAAGCTTAATGGAGCGCCTAAATCCGAAACCACAGTCGTATAG
- the LOC141712565 gene encoding phosphatidylinositol 4-kinase gamma 8-like: MKFFKMAVTIKQQHHEFKSFVKPPICKLQSYSNFDQIMLDFAQSNLSHSFKHAFQLTNLHRSSSTPCLSRIREDSDANANPRVEIVGGHGTPKVLSLVVEVAIAMASGFDIEPVSSGLGGAYFVHARNGVNIAVVKPIDEEPLAFNNPKGFAGRMLGQPGLKHSIRVGETGIRELAAYLIDHDGFAGVPPTALVKTSHVTFHVNNSETAKTTPPCKIASLQRFVAHDSDAGDLGPSGFSVSSVHRIGILDVRILNLDRHSGNLLVRHGQEGYAVGAVELVPIDHGLCLPETLDDPYFEWLHWPQASIPFSEHEVEYISNLDPFKDAEILRTKIPSIRESSLRVLVICTILLKRATAAGFCLAEIGEMMTREFRGGEESTSVLENLCLTAKAGLRATKRDHDSDYGNENTKLFQFESEREHDANQVSYIPQLLETTNGIGKPPKIPKYSTEKLISKFHNLMLPLQDEECRGKRAEAYNNYLRDSSDHNSGTEVDQHAGAILRSKSFSVHNHNRDGGGISFGEMNKEEWELFLENFAELLPEALENRKNMGLSKQRLGTSCEF, translated from the coding sequence ATGAAATTTTTTAAGATGGCTGTAACCATTAAACAGCAACATCATGAATTCAAGTCATTTGTCAAACCCCCAATATGCAAACTTCAATCTTACTCAAACTTTGATCAAATCATGCTTGATTTTGCCCAAAGCAATTTATCACACTCTTTCAAACACGCCTTTCAACTCACAAATCTCCACAGAAGTTCATCGACTCCATGCCTCTCCCGAATCCGGGAAGATTCCGATGCTAATGCTAATCCGAGGGTAGAAATTGTAGGCGGCCATGGAACTCCGAAGGTTCTTTCTCTTGTCGTCGAGGTAGCTATAGCTATGGCATCTGGCTTTGACATCGAGCCTGTGTCAAGTGGTCTAGGGGGTGCCTATTTCGTGCATGCTCGAAATGGGGTTAACATTGCTGTGGTAAAGCCAATAGATGAAGAACCTCTAGCCTTTAACAACCCAAAAGGCTTTGCTGGTCGTATGCTAGGCCAACCGGGTCTAAAGCACTCCATTAGGGTTGGTGAAACCGGAATTCGTGAACTAGCAGCTTATCTTATCGACCATGATGGTTTTGCAGGTGTCCCTCCAACAGCGTTAGTGAAAACCTCTCATGTTACATTCCATGTCAACAATTCAGAAACTGCAAAAACAACTCCACCTTGTAAGATTGCTTCATTGCAGCGCTTTGTTGCTCATGATTCAGATGCAGGGGACTTAGGACCTTCAGGGTTCTCGGTCTCGTCAGTCCATCGCATTGGAATACTCGATGTCAGAATCCTAAACCTTGATAGGCATTCTGGAAATTTGCTTGTCAGGCATGGGCAAGAAGGCTATGCAGTTGGGGCAGTTGAGCTGGTACCGATAGATCATGGGTTGTGCTTACCAGAGACACTTGATGATCCATATTTTGAATGGTTGCACTGGCCTCAAGCTTCGATACCATTTTCAGAGCATGAAGTTGAGTATATATCTAATCTTGATCCATTCAAAGATGCGGAGATATTAAGGACAAAAATCCCTTCTATAAGGGAATCCTCTCTCCGGGTTCTGGTAATCTGCACAATACTCTTGAAACGTGCTACCGCAGCTGGATTTTGTCTTGCTGAAATAGGTGAGATGATGACTCGAGAATTCCGTGGAGGTGAAGAGAGTACTAGTGTACTGGAAAATCTTTGTTTAACTGCCAAGGCAGGATTACGTGCCACTAAACGTGATCATGACTCTGATTATGGTAACGAAAATACAAAACTGTTTCAATTTGAGAGTGAACGTGAACATGACGCAAATCAAGTCAGCTATATTCCTCAACTCTTGGAGACCACAAATGGGATTGGTAAGCCAccaaaaattccaaaatattCAACAGAGAAGCTGATTAGTAAATTCCACAACTTGATGCTCCCGTTACAAGATGAAGAGTGCCGGGGCAAAAGAGCAGAAGCATACAACAATTATTTACGAGACAGTTCTGACCACAATAGTGGCACTGAAGTTGATCAACACGCAGGAGCCATATTAAGAAGCAAGAGCTTCTCAGTTCATAATCATAACCGCGATGGTGGAGGAATATCTTTTGGGGAAATGAACAAGGAGGAATGGGAATTGTTCTTGGAAAACTTCGCAGAACTTCTGCCTGAAGCTCTTGAGAATAGAAAAAACATGGGGCTATCAAAGCAAAGGTTAGGAACTTCTTGCGAATTCTAA
- the LOC141714419 gene encoding 3'-5' exonuclease-like, producing the protein MTVTIYDHELPYETHNLYDISFFSTNIRTLLTYHSSRVTSWLHDVTRSPSSSLIGFDVEWRPNFQRNQDNRIATIQLCTGTNCLIYHIIHADTIPQSLVNFLNNTDYTFVGVGIGTDVEKLLDDYGIGVGKFVDLRAVAASVCGIRELKNAGLKELTRVVLEKEISKPKSVTMSRWDNSWLTSAQVMYACVDAYVAYEIARVLNVV; encoded by the coding sequence ATGACAGTAACAATCTACGACCACGAACTCCCCTACGAGACTCACAACCTCTACGACATCTCCTTCTTCTCCACTAACATCCGCACTCTCCTCACTTACCACTCCTCCCGCGTCACTTCATGGCTCCATGACGTCACTCGGTCCCCCTCTTCCTCTCTCATCGGCTTCGACGTTGAATGGCGTCCCAATTTCCAACGCAACCAGGACAATCGTATCGCCACTATCCAGCTCTGTACCGGTACAAACTGCCTCATCTATCACATCATCCACGCCGATACGATCCCCCAATCGCTCGTCAATTTTCTCAATAACACCGACTACACATTTGTTGGCGTAGGCATTGGGACCGATGTCGAGAAGCTTCTAGATGATTACGGTATCGGTGTCGGGAAGTTTGTCGATTTGAGGGCCGTGGCGGCGAGTGTGTGTGGAATTAGGGAGCTGAAGAATGCTGGATTGAAGGAATTGACTAGAGTTGTGTTGGAGAAGGAGATTTCCAAGCCCAAGAGTGTGACGATGAGTCGCTGGGATAATTCGTGGCTTACGTCTGCTCAGGTGATGTATGCTTGTGTTGATGCTTATGTTGCTTATGAGATTGCTAGGGTTTTAAATGTTGTTTAG